The Streptomyces cyanogenus DNA segment CTCGCGAACATCCGCGAGTCCGACGCGATCTGCCAGGTCATCCGCGCCTTCAAGGACGAGAACGTCGTCCACGTCGACGGCAAGGTCTCGCCGAAGGACGACATCGAGACGATCAACACCGAGCTGATCCTCGCCGACCTCCAGACCATCGAGAAGGTCCTGCCCCGGCTCCAGAAGGAGTCGCGGATCAAGAAGGACGTCGCGCCCAAGGTCAAGGCCGTCGAGGAGGCCAAGGAGATCCTGGAGAAGGGCGACACGCTCTTCACGCACGGCATCGTCCAGGGCAGCGAGCGCGCGGAGCTCCTCCACGATCTGCACCTGCTCACCACCAAGCCCTTCCTCTACGTCTTCAACGTCGACGAGGACGAGCTGACCGACGAGGACTTCAAGAACGAGCAGCGTGCCCTGGTCGCCCCGGCCGAGGCCATCTTCCTCAACGCCAAGCTGGAGGCCGACCTCGCCGAGCTGGACGAGGAGGAGGCCCTGGAGCTGCTCCAGTCCGTCGGCCAGGACGAGCCCGGCCTCGCCACCCTCGCCCGCGTCGGCTTCGACACCCTCGGCCTGCAGACCTACCTGACGGCCGGCCCCAAGGAGTCCCGCGCCTGGACGATCAAGAAGGGCGCCACGGCCCCCGAGGCGGCCGGTGTCATCCACACCGACTTCCAGAAGGGCTTCATCAAGGCCGAGGTCATCTCCTTCGCCGACCTGGTCGAGACCGGCTCGGTCGCCGAGGCCCGCGCCAAGGGCAAGGCCCGCATGGAGGGCAAGGACTACGTCATGCAGGACGGCGACGTGGTGGAGTTCAGGTTCAACGTCTGACGGGTGGTGGGGCCCATTCCCTCGGGGGTGGGCCCCTCTTCGGATGATCCGCGCCTAGCAGGTGTGCAACACGATGCCGTTGCCGTCGAAGGCGTGGACGTCGGCCACGGTCACGTCGTAGACGTCTTCGCGTCCGTCCGGTTCGACGCATTCCACGGACGCCGTGTACGGCTTCTTGTAGAAGCCACGCCGCATGTGGCTTGTGAGGGCTTCCCACTTCCGGGTCTTGGCCGAGTTGAGGAAGCCGACCACCTGCATGTGGCGGGATGCGTTCGCGCCCGCGATGATCAGTCGGTAGCTGCGCTGCGAGAGGTACTCGCCACCGCGCTCGCCCCAGTCGTGCACCTGCTCGTCCTTGAGGTTCCGGATGGCGGAACGGACACCGAGGCGGGCGAGCATCCGCTGCACCGCCTGGAGGGCGGGGAGGTCGATGGACGTGAGGCGGATGCTCACGCCACCGGCGGTGGAGGCACCCTCGATGTGCCCGTCCGCATCGAACAGCCCGCGCAGGAAGCCCCGGTAGAAGCCGGACGAAGCTCGCTCGACTTCGGGCGTGACCGTCTTGCGCCCTTGGGCGATGCCGAAGGTGGCGGCGAGGTCACGGATGCCGGTTGTCTTCAGGCGGTACTGGTCGCTCTGGCTGACTCGGTGCCAGCCTTTGAAGTCGGAGCGTGCGCCCAGCTTCACCACCTGCTCGTAGAGGTAGTCACGAACCGACTCGAAGCCGGGGTCCGTGTCCCAGAAGGCGACGGCCCCGTAGCCCCCGTAGGTGTGGAAGGTCCCGTCACCGACGAGGTTGCCGAGCACGTAGCCCTGCCCCTCGGTGCCACGGCCGGCCCAGCTCGCGCCGAGGTTGTCGCTCAGGCGGACGAGGGTGCCGGGCCCGAGGTCGCCGGCCGCGACCCACTCTTCGCGGGCGTCCTTCGCATAGCGGCTCGTCTTCGGGATGTACGTCAGAACCTTGTGTCCGGCGGTCAGCCGGACCTCATGGCCCTCGGAGGTCCGCAACTTCACCACGTCCTCGGTACCGGTCCTGACGAACCCGTTCGACAGAGTCCCGTAAGGCTTGCCGTCCAGAACGGCGGTGAAGGGGATACCGACAAGGTCCTTCACCCGGCGCGCGCCGTCACCGGTGAGGACCCACGTCGAATCCACCACACACGGGTTGGTTGCCGTCACTTCCGGTACCTCTCACGTCAGACAGCGAGCTGTTCCAGGAGCCGCGCTCGCCGCTGCGCAGCATCCCAGCCGCCACTGACAGCTTCGCGCCTGACCCCGGCAACTCCAGTCCGAGGTGGCGCGGGTGGCCCGAGTCCTTTCCTCGTCACACAGCGCTCGATCACGTAGCCGTGGCCGGTCTCCTCGGGGTGCTGGAACGGCATCGGTCACCTCTGCGGGTACAGGTCGGTACGGGATGACATGCCGGACCCCGTCCGGTACTCGCGCCCTGCTGTCAGCTCCGACCGGCCTCGACGGGGCGCGCCGACTCGGTCAGAGCCTCCGGTACGCGTTCCGGAACCGTCCAGGCCGTGTCCGGGTGCCACCGGGACCAGGCCGGGTCCCACCAGGCCTCGCCTCGGTCGAGGGCGAGCGTCAGCTCGCGTGCCGCCTCGCGGACCCGGTCGGCCTCACCCTCGGCGAAGCCGCCCGCCGCCGCCCGGCTCTCGAAGTGGTCGACGTCCTTCCAGCGGTAGGCGCCGCCGTCGCCGGGCACCCGGATGTCGAGTTCCAGGTCGAGGGTGTCGATCCCGAGCGTCGTCCTGCGGAACGGCCGCTGGAAGTTGACGTACCAGTCATGACGGGAGCGGTCGTCGTTCCAGAAGACCCAGACCGCGTACAGGTCGCCGGGCCGCTGCAACTGCAGCACCCCGGGCGACTGCCAGGTGTCCGCGACGGCCTGCCAGGGGTGGGGCCCCCAGGAGAACGGGCCCGAGCCGAAGGTCATGGGCGTGCCCTGCGCCAGGTATAGCGCCAACAGGTCCTCGCCGTCCTCCACCACGCGCACCGGATAGGTGATCCACGGCCGGTTGTCGAGCAACTCGCGGCGGACGACGACCTGTCCGGGGGAGAAGCGTTCTGTCATGCCCGTACGGAACCACATCGCCCAGCCAGACCTCGATCCGGGAAGGCCCGCCCCGCTCACCGGCCTCGAACCACCCCCGAGCCGTCAACAGGGCGGTTTCCACGGCAGTTAGAGTGGCCGTAGTCCATGATCGCGGAAGCGGAAACGGGGGACGTCGGGGTGTTCGGAGGCCGGAAGCGGGCGGCTCGGGGTGAGCGGTACGCGGGGGAGGGGCCGGCGGAGGAGCGGTACGTCGTCGGTGAACTGGACGATCACGACGAGGCGCTGCCGCGCATCCCCACGCCCGCGCAGCCCGGCACCTGGCAGGCGCCGGACGCGCTCGAACAGCACCTGTACGAGCTGCTGACCCGCCATGCCGCGACCGAGTGGGAGGACGAGGAGGCCGCGGAAGAGGCCCGGGGCGACATGACCCTCGCCTACCTGGAGGCGCTCGCCGGCGACCTCGTGTACGTGCCGTTCCGCCGCGAGGACACCTCGCCCGATCCCGGCCGGCGCACCTTCCACGTCCACGACACCCCCGTCGGGCGCCTCGTCGCCGTCTACACCCGGGGCGTGCTCCCGCGCCCGCACCCGCACTTCGTCTTCGAGGCGTACACCCTGCGCGACCTGGCCGACGACCTGCCCCGTGACGTCGACGGCATTGCGGTGAACAGCCAGACCCCGTGCCCGATGCTCATGTCGGCCGACGCGGAGGAGCGTCAGGTGTGGCGGGCGCTGCACAACGAGCACTGGGACGAGGACGGCCGCGCCGAACGGCTCGTCGCCCTGCGCGCCGGCGCACCGCCCCTCGGCCCGCTGCTGCACGGCCTGGCCCTCGGTGCCCACATGTGCTTCGTCAACGGCGAGGCCTGGAACAACCCGCACTACCACGGGCTGGGCCTGTCCATCGAGCACGAGCGGCTCGCCAAGTGGTGGGGCGTCACCGACCGGGCCGGATGGCAGGAGACGCAGCGGCGGCTCCTCGCCCGCGAGGTCACCCCCTGGTACTGGGAGTACGTCCTCGACACGCGCACCGCCCTCGCCCACCGGTACACGGACGGCCGGCTGCAGGCCGTCGACGCCACCGCGTGGCGCGAGTGCGTGGAGAGCACGCTGCGGGAGCGTGCCGCGCAGCAGCCGGACGAGATCGGCCCGGACTGGGAGGAGTTCGTCGGGCATGTCGTCGGCCTGGTCGGCAAGGTGCTCCGCTACGAGGGCAGGTTCCGCGCCGACGGCCTGCTCGCGGCGGACGCCGCGGTGCGCTCGGTCGCAGCCTGGGACCTCGGCCGCGCCTCGATGATGGCCCGATGGGGCTACGGCTCACGGTTCGCCACCCGCGCCGAGATGCGGGAGGCGGTCGTCGAGGCGAGCGAGGCCGCGCAGAGCGCCCACACCTCGTGGCAGGACTTCTCCGCCGGTTACGCGCTGGGCCGCTGCCTGCACTTCGACGACGAGGAGTTCGGCGGCTGGTACCAGGAGATGCTCGCCGCCCACCGGACCCTGGCCACCCACCCGGACAGCCCCTGGCACACCGTCCCGTTCCACGTGCCCCGGGGAGCGGCGCTGGGAGGCTGACACCCTCGGCCGCCCTGCGTCGGTGCCCCGTCAGGGTGCCGGCGGCACGGTGGCCGCAAAGCCCGTGACCGGGTACGGCGCCGGTTCCGTCACCCAGCCCGCCGCCAGTACCAGGCGGGACTCGCGGTCGGCGGCGAGGAAGGCGAAGGGGCGGTCGAAGGCGGCCCGGACGACCGTCGTCTCGTAGCGGTACTGCGGGACGGCGCCGGCCGCCACCGGCATGGCCGCCGTCACCGCCGCCGCGCGGAAGCCGAGCGCGCCGAACTGGGCCACGGCCGACTGGCGGGCCTCCCCGACGGCCAGCGGAGAGGGGCTGATCCCCGGGAAATGGCCCGCCTCGGTGTCCGTCGCCGTCGCGAGGCCGAAGAGGGCCGCCGGCGCCAGCAGGTCGTGGTCGGCCCGCACCTCGTACGCCACCGTCGTCACGTCCAGCGTTCTCGGCTCCGGCGTGGTGGCCGGCTGCTGCTCCACGTGCAGACCGGGGCCCACGTGCCCGTGCGGCAGCGCGCCGCCCCCGGTCAGCGGCAGGCCGCGCTCCACGATCCCCACACCGGCCGCCAGCACCTGACCCGGCGTCATGCGCTCCTCGCCGAGGACCAGGTGGACGTCGACGCCGTTGTCCCCCGGCACCGTCAGCGCGGTGACGAAGCCGTCCGGGGTGCCCGTCACCCCCACCCGGTCCGGCCGCACGCTGCGCCGGTGCAGGCCGCGCAGGGTGCGGCCCTGCCAGGGGCCGGTGCCGGGCCGCAGCGGCCGCTCGGTGAAGGGCTGCCGCCACTCCGTGCGCAGCGCGAAGGCGGTGGCCAGCACCATCCGCGCGTCCCGGGTCAGCGTCACGGGCATGCGCTCGACCAGCCCGCCGGTCCGCTCGGCCGCCCAGGCGTCCAGCCGCTCCTGGGCGGTGACGAGGTCGTCCCCGAAGACTCCGTGGGTGCCGGCGGGCAGCCCGGCCCGCCACTCCTCGCGCAGCGGCAGTCCGTGGTACGTCCACAGGCCGAGCGCCGCGTCCAGGCCGGACACCGACGCCAGCCCCGCCAGCAGCTCCCGCGCGGCACCGGCCGCCTGTTCGGCCGGCACGCCCAGGGCGCCGGCCAGTTCCGCACGCGCCGGGCCGGCCGCACCGTCGGCCAGGAAGGCCAGCAGGGGCCAGACGCCCGGCGCCGAGAACACCGTGCCCTCGTGCACCGCGTGCGCCCACCGCGCGGTGAGTCCGTTCACCGCGCGGACGGCCGTATCGCCCAGCCGGCCGTCCGGCCCGGTCGCCACCCGCATTCCGCCCCCCGCTCATGTGCCGCTTGCCGTGCGGCCGTTCGTACGTCCGTCCAGTCGCGGACCGGCCGCGACTCCGTGCCGCCGCCCGGCCCAGGAGCACGGTACCCGCGTCCGCACCCCCGCCTCCCGGCCCCACCGGCCGGAAGGGCCGCTCCCGGCGCCCCGTCGGGCCGGCAGGGGCCGTACGCCCCTCCGTACCCCTCCCAACGGCCGGGCGGCACCCAGGAGTTCCCGGGGGTGTCAGCCGTGGGCGCAGGTCCACTTCCTGTACCGGCCGGCCGGCACCGGTCACGGCCGGGGGCGCCCAGGTGTGAGGACGCCTATACGGGGGAGAAAGTGCCTGGGTAAAGCCCTCCCCGGCCCTTTGTCATCACATCGAGTGATTCTCTGGCCTTTGCTTGCACGGCACAACCCAGGGTTGCCAGGCTGTTGCTGTCTGTACAACCTGATGGGAGCGGCCAGTGACTTTCGGTGAGCAGCCGGCGTACCTGCGTGTCGCGGGTGATCTCCGCAAGAAGATCGTCGACGGTTCACTCCCGCCCCATACCCGCCTCCCCTCCCAGGCGCGCATCCGCGAGGAGTACGGCGTCTCGGACACGGTCGCCCTGGAGGCCCGCAAGGTGCTGATGGCCGAGGGGCTGGTGGAGGGCCGCTCCGGCTCGGGGACCTACGTGCGCGAGCGGCCCGTGCCCCGCCGGATCGCCCGTTCCGGATACCGGCCGACGAGCGGCGCCACCCCGTTCCGGCAGGAGCAGGCCGACGCCTCGGTGCGCGGCACCTGGGAGTCCAGCAGCGAGCAGGCCGAGGCCGGGGCGGCCATCGCCGAGCGGCTCGCGATCCGGACCGGCGACCGGGTCATGCGCACCAAGTACCTGTTCCGGGAGGCCGGCGAGCCGATGATGCTCTCCACCTCCTGGGAGCCCCTCGCCGTCACCGGCCGCACCCCGGTGATGCTGCCCGAGGAGGGGCCGCTCGGCGGGATGGGCGTGGTCGAGCGCATGCGGGCCATCGACGTCATCGTGGACAACGTCACCGAGGAGGTCGGCGCCCGCCCCGGCCTCGCCGAGGAACTGCACCTGCTCGGCGGCGTCCCCGGACATGTGGTCCTGGTCGTCCAGCGCACCTACTTCGCCTCGGGCCGCCCGGTGGAGACCGCCGACGTGGTCATCCCGGCCGACCGCTACCGGGTCGCCTACCACCTGCCCGTGAAGTAACCGCCCCCGCACGGACGGCAGGTGCCTCACGCGCGCGTGAGGTAGCGCACACCCAACGCGCCGGCCGCCGCCGCCCGGCCCTGCCCGGCCCCTTTCCAGCCGCCGCAATCCGGCCGTTCTCCCAGGTGACCCCGGGTGCCCTCGGTATGCCCCCGACCCCAGGCCACGGAGTTCACGACGGCGCATTCGACCCCGTGCGCCCCCGGCGTTCTGGCTGGTTGCGTACCTCTTTGTGAAAAGTCGTATTCGCAGCGTGAAGGTTGGGCGTACGCTCGGGCATATGCGGATTGCGGTTTCCTTAGGCGGGGCGCGGCGGGGGCCCCGGAGTGGGGGAGGGCGGGGCGGTGCGAGAAGGAACACGGGCGGTGGGGGCCATGAGTGAGGGCACGGTCTCCCTCCCCTGGATCGTGATACGGCAGGACGACAACGGCAATCGCTACCGCGTCGGCCGCTACGCGACCCGCGCGGAGGCGCAGAAGATCGCCGACAGCCTCGACGACCGGGGGCACAAGCAGCTCTACTGGGTCGAGCGCATCGGCCAGAACGGGGACAGCACGCGCAACTGACCGGTCGCGGCCTCCCGTAGGCTCCGCTCCATGACGCGCACGACTCCCGAAGCGGAACGGATCGTGGTGGTGGGAGCCGCCCTCCTCGACGACGGCCGGCTGCTCGCCGCACGCCGCAGTGCCCCCGCCGACCTGGCCGGGCGCTGGGAACTTCCCGGCGGCAAGGTCGAGGCCGGGGAGCGGCCCGAGGACGCCCTGGTGCGCGAACTCCGCGAGGAGCTGGGCGTCGACGCCGAGCCGGTCGGGCGGGTGCCGGGGCAGTGGCCGCTGCGGACGCCGTACGTCCTCCAGGTGTGGACCGCCCGCCTGCGCCCGGGCTCGCCCGCGCCCAGCCCCCTCCAGGACCATGACGAGCTGCGCTGGCTGACCCCGGCCGAGCTCTGGGACGTACCGTGGCTGGACCAGGACGTGCCGGCGGTGCGGGAGGTCTCTGCCCGATGGGGCGCGGGGCTGTCCTGAACGTGCGGCTACCGCCGCGCGGGTGCGACCGGCCGTGGCGGACCCGCGGCCGCGGACGTGCCCACCGTCCGGGCTCCTGGATGCACGGTCCCCCAGCGGAGCGCGCCCGCTCGTGCCGCAGTGCGCCCTCTCGTGCGGTACTGCCACCCGTATATCGGGTATGTGCCCATTAACCCCATGAAACCGGACATGGGTGGGCGGGCTGGCCTGGGAAGTGATCGGCGTGATCGACACCGATGGCGACTGCGCCGAGTGGACCTTTTCCGCGGAACCGGGCGCCGTGCGCAGCGCCCGCGCGGCGGTCCGGGGCCAGTTGCACGGCTGGGGCCTGGACTGCCTCGCCGACCTCGCCGCACTGCTGGTGAGCGAGCTGGTCACCAACTCCCTGCGGCATGCCACCGGCCCCATCGGGGTACGGCTGGTCCGCCCCGCCGAACCCGCAGGCACCCTGCGTGTGGAGGTCTCCGACCCGCTCCCCGACCCGCCGCGGGAGCGGATCGCGCAGCCCGAGGACGAGAGCGGACGCGGCCTCCAGCTGGTCGCGGGCTCCTCGCGGCGCTGGGGCACCCGGCCCGGCGCCGGCGGGAAGACCGTCTGGTTCGAACTCGCGGTACCCGGGTGACACCGCAGCAGCCGCAGGGGCACGGGGGTGTACAGGAGTCGGCGTGCCGTCCGCCGTGCGCGCCGGGGGCGCACGTGGTCCGCAGCCGGGTGGTTCGGCGGTGTGTTCCCTGGTTAGAAGAGTGGAAGTGTTCTCACGGACCGGTCCGAAAACCACCTGGACCGAGCTGTGATCGTGAACACCGTGTCGTGCGGCGCCGTAGTGCTGGATACTGCGGGCAGCCGCCGCCGGTGACCGGTGCCGGACGCGGTGAGCTGGAGGGGACGGTTCGCGTGAGCGAGATACCAGCGAAGGCCACGGAGTCCGAGGACCCGTCGGACGGCGCGAGGAGTCAGGCCGCGGAGGCTGCCGCGGCGCCCGGTGACGCCATGTGGCAGAGCAGTCCGCCCGGTTCGATCTACGACTACATCAAGGTCGCGTCCTTCTCCATCGGTCCCGGCGGTCTGGTCGAGCAGTGGAGCCTGCGCGCCGAGCAGCTCTTCGGCATCCGCGCCGAACACGCCGTCGGCATGGACCCGATAGAGGCTTTCATCGACCCCGACCTGCGCGACCGCGGCCAGCGGAAGATGGCCGAAATCCTCGACGGGCGCGAGTGGACCGGAGTAGTGCCGTTCCGGATGCCCGACGAGCCGGACGGCAGCCGCGGCGAGGAGGGCCTGGCCGAGGTCTACGTCATGCCGACGCGCACCGCCGAGGGCGAGAAGGCCGCCGTCTGCATCGTCGTCGACGTCCGCACGCTGCGCAGCATCGAGACCGACCTCGCCGCCTCGCAGGCCATTTTCGGACAGTCCCCCTTCGGATTCCTGCTGATCGACGTCGACCTGCGGATCCGCCGGGCGAACATGCGGTTCGCCTCCATCTTCGGCGGAACCCCGGACGACCACCGGGGCAAGGGAGTTCACGACTACCTGCCGCGCGGCGAGGCCGAGCGGGTCTCGGCCACGCTGCGCCGGGTGCTGGAGTCCGGCGAGTCCATCACCGACATGCACGTCACCGGCTTCGTCCCCGGCTCGGAGGAACGCCGGCACTGGTCCGTCAACCTCTACCGCGTGCAGAGCGGCAGCGGCCGGCCCATCGGCATCGCCTGGCTCGGCACCGACATCACCGCCCGCCGGGCCGCCGCCCGCGAGGCCGCCGCCGCCCGGCGCAACCTCGCGCTGCTCAACGAGGCCGGCGCCCGCATAGGGAACTCCCTGGACCTGGAGACCACGGCTCGCGAACTCCTCGACGTGGTCGTCCCC contains these protein-coding regions:
- a CDS encoding (deoxy)nucleoside triphosphate pyrophosphohydrolase yields the protein MTRTTPEAERIVVVGAALLDDGRLLAARRSAPADLAGRWELPGGKVEAGERPEDALVRELREELGVDAEPVGRVPGQWPLRTPYVLQVWTARLRPGSPAPSPLQDHDELRWLTPAELWDVPWLDQDVPAVREVSARWGAGLS
- a CDS encoding ATP-binding protein, encoding MGGLAWEVIGVIDTDGDCAEWTFSAEPGAVRSARAAVRGQLHGWGLDCLADLAALLVSELVTNSLRHATGPIGVRLVRPAEPAGTLRVEVSDPLPDPPRERIAQPEDESGRGLQLVAGSSRRWGTRPGAGGKTVWFELAVPG
- a CDS encoding GntR family transcriptional regulator — its product is MTFGEQPAYLRVAGDLRKKIVDGSLPPHTRLPSQARIREEYGVSDTVALEARKVLMAEGLVEGRSGSGTYVRERPVPRRIARSGYRPTSGATPFRQEQADASVRGTWESSSEQAEAGAAIAERLAIRTGDRVMRTKYLFREAGEPMMLSTSWEPLAVTGRTPVMLPEEGPLGGMGVVERMRAIDVIVDNVTEEVGARPGLAEELHLLGGVPGHVVLVVQRTYFASGRPVETADVVIPADRYRVAYHLPVK
- a CDS encoding LAGLIDADG family homing endonuclease, whose translation is MVDSTWVLTGDGARRVKDLVGIPFTAVLDGKPYGTLSNGFVRTGTEDVVKLRTSEGHEVRLTAGHKVLTYIPKTSRYAKDAREEWVAAGDLGPGTLVRLSDNLGASWAGRGTEGQGYVLGNLVGDGTFHTYGGYGAVAFWDTDPGFESVRDYLYEQVVKLGARSDFKGWHRVSQSDQYRLKTTGIRDLAATFGIAQGRKTVTPEVERASSGFYRGFLRGLFDADGHIEGASTAGGVSIRLTSIDLPALQAVQRMLARLGVRSAIRNLKDEQVHDWGERGGEYLSQRSYRLIIAGANASRHMQVVGFLNSAKTRKWEALTSHMRRGFYKKPYTASVECVEPDGREDVYDVTVADVHAFDGNGIVLHTC
- a CDS encoding serpin family protein; protein product: MRVATGPDGRLGDTAVRAVNGLTARWAHAVHEGTVFSAPGVWPLLAFLADGAAGPARAELAGALGVPAEQAAGAARELLAGLASVSGLDAALGLWTYHGLPLREEWRAGLPAGTHGVFGDDLVTAQERLDAWAAERTGGLVERMPVTLTRDARMVLATAFALRTEWRQPFTERPLRPGTGPWQGRTLRGLHRRSVRPDRVGVTGTPDGFVTALTVPGDNGVDVHLVLGEERMTPGQVLAAGVGIVERGLPLTGGGALPHGHVGPGLHVEQQPATTPEPRTLDVTTVAYEVRADHDLLAPAALFGLATATDTEAGHFPGISPSPLAVGEARQSAVAQFGALGFRAAAVTAAMPVAAGAVPQYRYETTVVRAAFDRPFAFLAADRESRLVLAAGWVTEPAPYPVTGFAATVPPAP
- the ychF gene encoding redox-regulated ATPase YchF produces the protein MSLTIGIVGLPNVGKSTLFNALTKNDVLAANYPFATIEPNVGVVGVPDARLAQLASIFKSERILPATVDFVDIAGIVRGASEGEGLGNKFLANIRESDAICQVIRAFKDENVVHVDGKVSPKDDIETINTELILADLQTIEKVLPRLQKESRIKKDVAPKVKAVEEAKEILEKGDTLFTHGIVQGSERAELLHDLHLLTTKPFLYVFNVDEDELTDEDFKNEQRALVAPAEAIFLNAKLEADLAELDEEEALELLQSVGQDEPGLATLARVGFDTLGLQTYLTAGPKESRAWTIKKGATAPEAAGVIHTDFQKGFIKAEVISFADLVETGSVAEARAKGKARMEGKDYVMQDGDVVEFRFNV
- a CDS encoding DUF1266 domain-containing protein; this encodes MIAEAETGDVGVFGGRKRAARGERYAGEGPAEERYVVGELDDHDEALPRIPTPAQPGTWQAPDALEQHLYELLTRHAATEWEDEEAAEEARGDMTLAYLEALAGDLVYVPFRREDTSPDPGRRTFHVHDTPVGRLVAVYTRGVLPRPHPHFVFEAYTLRDLADDLPRDVDGIAVNSQTPCPMLMSADAEERQVWRALHNEHWDEDGRAERLVALRAGAPPLGPLLHGLALGAHMCFVNGEAWNNPHYHGLGLSIEHERLAKWWGVTDRAGWQETQRRLLAREVTPWYWEYVLDTRTALAHRYTDGRLQAVDATAWRECVESTLRERAAQQPDEIGPDWEEFVGHVVGLVGKVLRYEGRFRADGLLAADAAVRSVAAWDLGRASMMARWGYGSRFATRAEMREAVVEASEAAQSAHTSWQDFSAGYALGRCLHFDDEEFGGWYQEMLAAHRTLATHPDSPWHTVPFHVPRGAALGG
- a CDS encoding SPOR domain-containing protein; translation: MSEGTVSLPWIVIRQDDNGNRYRVGRYATRAEAQKIADSLDDRGHKQLYWVERIGQNGDSTRN
- a CDS encoding DUF402 domain-containing protein; the protein is MTERFSPGQVVVRRELLDNRPWITYPVRVVEDGEDLLALYLAQGTPMTFGSGPFSWGPHPWQAVADTWQSPGVLQLQRPGDLYAVWVFWNDDRSRHDWYVNFQRPFRRTTLGIDTLDLELDIRVPGDGGAYRWKDVDHFESRAAAGGFAEGEADRVREAARELTLALDRGEAWWDPAWSRWHPDTAWTVPERVPEALTESARPVEAGRS